GTCGCCGAATTCGTGACCGACATACCCCGCCGCTTCCATGTGGCGGTAGGCCCGCTCGAGCAGTTCCGTGGGCGCAAAGGCGGTGAGAAGCGCGAAGTGGCTGGTGCCTGGCTCGTGGATCCCGGTCAAGAGTCCATCCACGACGCGAGGACGATGAGCGGCCCCGATCCGGAGGGTCGTGACGCCCCTACCGGGATCCAGCCGGCCCGCTCCTACCGCCGCCGCTCCTTCGAGGGCCCGGACCACGGTGGTCCCCACCGCCACCACACGACGACCCCGGGCCTTCGCGAGTTCCACCGCCTCCACGGTTTCCGGGGGGACCTCGTAGGGCTCCGGGAGGGGCAGCTGGGCGTCCAGGGTGGGGTCTCCGGTCGAAGAGAGGCCGGCGGCGTGGGTGAGCGTCGCCAGGTCGACCCCCGACCGCCGGAGGCGGAGCAGCAGGCCCAGGGTGAGGGGGTGCCCCGCCGAGGGCAGCTCCGCCGACCAGGGGCGCGAGGCGTATGCGGTCTGGACGTGGGCGAGGGCCAGCGGGCGCTCGATATAGGAGTACTGCACCGGCCGGCCCTGGCGGTAGAGCGC
The DNA window shown above is from Vicinamibacteria bacterium and carries:
- a CDS encoding S-adenosylmethionine:tRNA ribosyltransferase-isomerase translates to MTPATWPRAEPETARLLRIDPGRNTLSDARVVDLPRLLRAGDLIVVNDAATLPASLGGRTSTGEPLEVRLVGSVPGGDFTAVLFGAGDWRLRTEDRPPPPPLRERERLTFGPDLMATLTSISPLSARLVRLRFDQDGEALWNALYRQGRPVQYSYIERPLALAHVQTAYASRPWSAELPSAGHPLTLGLLLRLRRSGVDLATLTHAAGLSSTGDPTLDAQLPLPEPYEVPPETVEAVELAKARGRRVVAVGTTVVRALEGAAAVGAGRLDPGRGVTTLRIGAAHRPRVVDGLLTGIHEPGTSHFALLTAFAPTELLERAYRHMEAAGYVGHEFGDSSLILPD